A genomic segment from Desulfurispirillum indicum S5 encodes:
- a CDS encoding mannose-1-phosphate guanylyltransferase/mannose-6-phosphate isomerase → MINLILCGGGGTRLWPLSRRHFPKQFTKILSGKSLFQKTVQRNLPLSSELFIVTSQEQYFIAKDQLHELSTDQSRTTFLLEPIGRNTAPAIALACFNLPGEAIVFTTPSDHEIENTEQYIQAVNRAKELASQGHLVTFGISPTYPETGYGYIIADGENVDGFKEKPDRATAQQYIQSGASYWNSGMFCFTAQSYLQELKQHSPDIYDAALRAHHNIRKDTEHCLRIQKEFMLDIPSNSIDYAVMEKSTHVRLVPCSFKWSDMGSFDALDTTQPKDDYGNTISSKFVHINSKNNLVLSSQRLIAGVDIQDLVIVDTPDALLVTKKQSTQKVRDLVDLISSQADPRHLELLEYHTTVKRPWGEYFVIAEFSTCKVKRITVKPGKRLSLQKHQYRSEHWIIISGTGEVTIDDRNQIYGEDSHIFIRQGAVHRVANTGASHLIFIEIQTGSYLGEDDIVRLEDDFGRAPKSGTN, encoded by the coding sequence ATGATAAATCTCATTTTATGCGGAGGAGGGGGCACACGTCTTTGGCCCCTTTCACGCCGGCACTTCCCCAAGCAGTTCACAAAGATACTCTCCGGAAAATCCCTATTCCAGAAGACAGTACAACGCAACTTACCCCTGTCAAGCGAACTTTTTATTGTCACGAGTCAAGAACAGTATTTCATAGCCAAAGATCAGCTGCATGAACTCTCAACTGACCAATCGCGCACTACTTTCTTACTTGAACCTATTGGACGCAACACCGCGCCTGCCATTGCGCTAGCATGTTTCAACCTTCCAGGTGAAGCAATCGTCTTCACCACCCCCTCAGATCATGAAATTGAGAATACAGAGCAATACATTCAAGCAGTCAATCGAGCAAAAGAGCTTGCGAGCCAGGGACATTTAGTTACCTTTGGCATAAGTCCCACATACCCTGAAACAGGGTATGGTTACATCATTGCTGACGGAGAAAACGTAGATGGTTTTAAAGAAAAACCGGATAGAGCGACTGCCCAGCAGTATATCCAGTCAGGAGCAAGCTACTGGAATAGTGGAATGTTTTGCTTTACCGCTCAATCCTACCTCCAAGAACTGAAGCAGCACTCACCTGACATATATGATGCCGCGCTGAGAGCCCACCACAACATTCGAAAAGATACCGAGCACTGCCTGCGTATTCAGAAAGAGTTTATGCTGGATATACCCTCCAACAGCATTGACTATGCGGTTATGGAAAAAAGCACTCATGTTCGCCTTGTCCCATGCTCGTTTAAATGGAGCGATATGGGAAGCTTTGATGCCCTTGACACCACTCAACCAAAGGACGACTACGGAAACACTATTTCCAGCAAGTTTGTCCACATTAACAGCAAGAACAATCTGGTGCTCTCCAGTCAAAGGCTGATTGCCGGTGTTGACATCCAGGATCTTGTTATTGTCGATACTCCAGACGCGCTTTTGGTTACAAAAAAGCAGAGCACCCAGAAAGTTCGTGATCTCGTTGATCTGATCAGCAGTCAAGCAGATCCACGGCACCTGGAGCTACTTGAGTACCACACCACAGTCAAACGTCCATGGGGTGAATATTTTGTAATAGCAGAGTTTTCGACATGCAAGGTTAAGCGAATTACTGTCAAGCCTGGAAAGCGTCTTTCACTACAAAAACATCAATATCGATCTGAACATTGGATCATAATCAGTGGAACCGGTGAAGTTACTATAGATGACCGCAATCAAATATACGGTGAAGATAGCCACATTTTCATTCGCCAAGGAGCCGTGCATCGCGTTGCTAACACCGGAGCCTCTCATCTTATCTTTATCGAAATACAGACAGGTTCGTATTTAGGCGAAGACGATATCGTTCGGCTTGAAGATGATTTTGGCAGAGCGCCTAAATCTGGCACAAATTAA
- a CDS encoding glycosyltransferase, with product MRVLQLGKFYPPHVGGIESLMFHLTEELNRREVHSDVLCAHKKFWGTKEQVHGYTVWRAGSLGVLFSTAISPAMIYRLKRIIDNYDIIHVHHPDPMANLALFLAKPKGRLIVHWHSDIVRQKRSLKLYEPLLRWMLRRADVIIASSEAYKKGSLYLRFFHSKLKIIPYGISADGADLVCGDHVQELQSTFGNRKVVLSLGRLVYYKGLNFLVHAAVFLPKEYVIVIAGDGPLRNKLEKLSRRLGVADRVHFLGEISDEQRWLFLRTCDVFVLPSLERSESFGIVQVEAMACGKPVISTGIRHSGVGWVNRDGVTGRVVPPGDPKALAQAVIEIVENKNNYALFCQNSLLRFQDIFHIHPFACEIIKTYENVLGFPGNMQTCCSRASESVSQRVASQQANTVSRTANGDTL from the coding sequence ATGAGAGTTCTGCAACTAGGTAAATTTTATCCCCCCCACGTTGGTGGAATCGAAAGCCTGATGTTCCACTTGACAGAGGAGCTTAATCGCCGCGAGGTACACTCGGATGTACTGTGTGCCCATAAAAAATTTTGGGGCACTAAGGAACAGGTTCATGGTTACACTGTCTGGCGTGCAGGGTCGCTGGGGGTTCTTTTTTCCACCGCCATCTCGCCGGCAATGATTTACAGGCTTAAGAGAATTATTGATAATTATGACATTATTCACGTGCATCATCCTGACCCAATGGCAAATTTGGCCTTGTTTCTGGCGAAGCCAAAGGGACGCCTGATAGTGCACTGGCATAGCGATATTGTCCGGCAGAAGCGTTCATTAAAGCTCTATGAGCCTCTGCTTCGCTGGATGTTGCGGCGAGCTGATGTGATTATTGCATCCTCAGAAGCCTATAAAAAAGGTTCTTTGTATCTGCGATTTTTCCACTCTAAATTAAAAATAATTCCATATGGCATTAGTGCGGATGGTGCTGATCTTGTTTGTGGAGACCATGTGCAGGAACTTCAAAGCACATTCGGTAATCGAAAAGTTGTATTGAGTCTTGGAAGACTTGTTTACTATAAGGGCTTGAATTTTCTTGTACATGCGGCGGTATTTTTACCAAAAGAGTACGTCATTGTCATTGCAGGTGATGGCCCATTGCGAAATAAACTTGAAAAGTTGTCGCGCAGGCTTGGGGTTGCAGATCGTGTGCATTTTCTTGGAGAAATTTCGGATGAGCAGCGGTGGTTGTTTCTGCGAACTTGTGATGTTTTTGTGCTCCCTTCCCTGGAGCGATCCGAGTCCTTTGGCATAGTGCAGGTTGAGGCTATGGCTTGTGGCAAACCTGTAATATCCACTGGAATACGGCATAGTGGTGTAGGATGGGTTAACCGTGATGGGGTCACTGGGCGCGTGGTTCCCCCTGGTGACCCTAAGGCTTTGGCCCAGGCAGTTATTGAAATTGTAGAGAACAAAAATAACTATGCGCTCTTTTGTCAAAATAGTCTGTTGAGATTTCAGGATATTTTTCATATACATCCTTTTGCTTGTGAAATCATAAAGACGTATGAAAATGTTCTTGGTTTTCCTGGTAATATGCAAACCTGTTGCTCGAGAGCCTCCGAGTCTGTGTCTCAGCGAGTTGCATCTCAGCAGGCAAATACTGTTTCAAGAACTGCCAATGGAGATACATTATGA
- the gmd gene encoding GDP-mannose 4,6-dehydratase yields the protein MKKAFVTGITGQDGAYLAQILLEKGYRVYGAYRRVSSVNFWRMKDLGVLGDPNLELVEYDLIDQANAIQLIGRLRPDEVYNLGAQSFVGVSFDQPIATASITGIGAVHLLEAIRIIDPGIRYYQASTSEMFGKVQAVPQDELTPFYPRSPYGAAKLYAHWMTVNYRESYGIFGASGILFNHESPLRGKEFVTRKITDGVASIACGQLDCLELGNLDAKRDWGYAQEYAEGMWRMLQAKEPDTFVLATGRTETVRDFVTMAFRAVDIDIAWEGREAEERGYDKRSGKTLVKVNPEFFRPAEVDLLVGNPAKAKQVLGWEATTTLEALCQMMVQADLQRRDHGYSF from the coding sequence ATGAAAAAAGCTTTTGTTACCGGCATCACGGGGCAAGATGGAGCCTATCTAGCGCAAATCCTGCTGGAGAAAGGATACAGGGTTTATGGCGCCTATCGTCGGGTAAGTTCTGTGAACTTTTGGCGCATGAAAGATTTGGGTGTTCTTGGAGATCCAAACCTGGAGCTTGTTGAATATGATTTAATTGATCAGGCTAATGCAATACAGCTTATTGGACGCTTACGGCCAGACGAGGTGTACAATTTGGGAGCTCAGAGTTTTGTGGGGGTCTCTTTCGATCAACCTATTGCAACCGCAAGCATTACCGGGATTGGGGCTGTGCATTTACTTGAGGCTATTCGGATTATTGATCCAGGCATTCGCTATTATCAGGCGTCCACCTCTGAAATGTTCGGTAAAGTCCAGGCTGTTCCCCAGGATGAGTTAACTCCGTTTTACCCACGAAGCCCTTATGGTGCCGCCAAGCTTTATGCGCACTGGATGACAGTGAATTATCGCGAATCTTATGGTATCTTTGGGGCCAGTGGCATTCTTTTTAACCATGAGTCGCCTCTGCGCGGAAAAGAGTTTGTAACACGCAAAATCACCGATGGTGTGGCCAGCATTGCTTGTGGTCAGCTTGATTGCCTTGAGCTTGGAAATCTTGATGCGAAACGTGACTGGGGTTATGCACAGGAATATGCCGAAGGCATGTGGCGTATGCTGCAGGCAAAGGAGCCTGACACCTTTGTCTTGGCTACTGGCAGGACGGAAACGGTTAGAGATTTTGTAACCATGGCTTTTCGCGCTGTAGATATTGATATTGCCTGGGAGGGGCGAGAAGCAGAAGAGAGGGGATATGACAAACGCTCTGGTAAGACTCTTGTCAAGGTAAACCCCGAGTTTTTTCGGCCTGCTGAGGTTGATTTGCTTGTGGGGAACCCAGCCAAAGCAAAGCAAGTCCTGGGTTGGGAGGCGACGACAACATTGGAAGCCCTTTGCCAAATGATGGTTCAGGCAGACTTGCAAAGGCGTGACCATGGGTACAGTTTCTAG
- a CDS encoding NAD-dependent epimerase/dehydratase family protein — translation MGTVSRVLIFGIDSFTGKYVKDELQKRGYMVYGTAYPGGSPVGDFIPCDITNSLQTEEIIANVEPDYVIILAAITFVPHGQDRSIYDINLFAPLSILRQLSKLSRKPRRIIIPSTGHIYGNATGGALSETCCANPVSHYALSKYALEQMCNAYQENLDIVILRPFNYTGIGQAGHFLIPKLVESFRNRLPCLELGNLDVYRDFSDVRDVARAYSVLLETDDLQHRVYNVCSGEAVCLRQILDWLRQMADFSPQVRINPDFVRKNEMRQLYGNNERLLSLGWQRQFCLKDTLRWMLTTC, via the coding sequence ATGGGTACAGTTTCTAGAGTTCTTATATTTGGGATTGACAGCTTCACCGGGAAGTACGTGAAGGATGAGCTGCAAAAGCGAGGCTACATGGTTTACGGCACAGCCTACCCGGGAGGCAGCCCTGTGGGAGACTTCATCCCTTGCGATATAACTAATTCCCTGCAAACGGAAGAGATCATCGCTAATGTCGAGCCAGATTATGTAATTATCCTGGCCGCTATTACCTTTGTGCCCCACGGTCAGGATCGCTCAATATACGACATAAATCTATTTGCGCCATTGAGCATTCTTCGTCAGCTCAGTAAGCTTTCACGAAAACCTCGCCGTATAATTATCCCCAGCACAGGTCACATTTATGGTAACGCCACAGGGGGGGCTTTAAGTGAGACGTGCTGTGCCAACCCAGTGAGCCACTATGCTTTGAGTAAATACGCACTTGAGCAAATGTGCAATGCATACCAGGAAAACTTGGATATTGTTATCCTCAGGCCTTTTAACTATACGGGAATTGGTCAGGCTGGACACTTTCTTATTCCTAAGCTTGTTGAGAGCTTCCGCAATCGGTTACCTTGTTTGGAGCTTGGAAATCTTGATGTTTATCGGGATTTTTCAGACGTGCGGGACGTGGCAAGAGCTTACTCAGTATTGCTTGAAACGGATGATCTTCAGCACAGGGTCTACAATGTGTGCTCTGGCGAGGCAGTTTGCCTGCGTCAAATCCTGGACTGGCTGCGGCAAATGGCGGATTTTTCTCCACAGGTACGCATAAATCCAGACTTTGTGCGCAAGAACGAGATGCGTCAACTTTATGGCAACAATGAGCGCCTGCTATCATTAGGGTGGCAGCGGCAATTTTGCCTGAAAGATACCCTGCGGTGGATGTTAACAACTTGCTGA